The genome window GCAGAAAAAGGCGCCAGGAAAGATGTCTTTCTTGTTAGATCAGTGAAAGACATTAATGCTAAAACTATTCCCCATCTTGCAAAGAGAAATCTTACACTTGGATTGTCATTTCTTTGATTTCCTGGACGGAGGTTTTTATTGTGCAACCGAACTCTGTAACAGGGGAGGATGGCAGGGGAGGAAGAGGGAGATAGggagaaatggaaaaaaaaaaaaaaaaaaaaaagaagaccggCATGGGAAGAGGTGATTGGCGCCGAAACCGGCGACGGAGGTGGTGGTCGGCgacggaggtggtggtgggggaggaaaaaaaagaaaaagggaagggaatttttttttgtgtgttttggatattttgaattgtgtaggtaaaaaactttgtGAAGATTTTTGGGATTTCTGTagcaaaaattgttaaaaaactagtattatacaaacttggtaaaaaatcaaggttccaaacaggccctaggTTTCAGTAAAATAGAGGCCCTATTGGCATTTGAGTTTCTTGTCAAGTTTATCtgctacaaattttttaaaaactttagttacaataatctcaaaaaaattttcaaagtttttaaactatacatttcaaaatattcaaaaatttacatacttcaacaaaaaatttttaaatttctacagtaagttacagtaaagtttaagacaaacactcaaaaaactcacttgtcaAACGGGGCCCGGGGTTGGGATCCCTGCCCCATGCAGGTGGGGTAAACTAAAAAgagaaagttattttaaaaagatttttttttagcaGCGGATGGGTAAGGTTTAAAACACCCATAATTGATCTTTTTATTTGTGGCGTAAGAAAGGATAAATCCCTTGGGTACCAAATTCAAGTTTTGTGTCTCCAAATTCTGAAATTGTTTGTATCTTTCTTGGTACCAGTTTGTCCAACAGTCcagttcaagtgataaataATTTTGATAACAATTAGGTTAGTTTGCCGAGTACAATTTATGTACTAATcctctttgttctttttttaaattatttttaaaagttgTCCATGATTCCGTTACGTATATGGACAATTTGGCAATTTAAAGTAAATGATTTATAGACGTTAGATAATTCGAGACTGAATTTGTTGTCCTAACATCCTTCtagaagggaaagaaagaaagaaagaagagagttATGTCAAAGCTTTTTTCTTGAGCTGTGCGTGTGAGTGCATTTTAATGAATGGAGATATCCCGCCAGCAGTATTCTCTTCCTATCAGAATTCAAAGGGAGATGAACCACTGCCGCATTTGACGAATCCAAACAGCCAACTAGAAATGGAATTTCCTGTATTACGTGGCACAATTAATTGACAATTAAGTGGCATAATTTTCGATCAGAATACAATTTTTATTTGAATAATCAATTTAAGAGAATTTACTAATCAATTGCTTATTTCGGTATGCTTACTTAGTGCTCGAATCTTTGCTATCAATTGACCTAGGATGGTACACTACAAGAAAACGGGCTTTTTGCAACGCTTTTGCTGTGGCACAAGGATAAAGTGCGGTAAATAAGCAGCAAATTTCAATTTGTGCTGCAAATTTCACAACGGTTCCTAATTTTTACATAAAAATGACATAGTTTTAATAAAACCCATAAAAGATAGTTTCCTAGCACAACGGTACCAAACAACGGTGTCGTAATCCCAACTCCGTACGTCGTATATTTATCCACGTGAGGAGGACATAGTAATCACTTTCTGTGATTGGCTTAAGATTGCCTTGACTTGCTAAAGACAGAAAACATTTTCACTCGGATACTTTACTTTATTTGTAATCCACACTTTTGAAATACTTGTCTCTATTTGCTTTTTGGAGGAAAGATAAATATTCTTTACAATAGTATAAATTGATTGTCTGGTTCTTTTTCTGAGTCCAGTGAACCACCTGAGAAAAGCACCTATTGAATAGACAAATCCTTTCTCACTCTTCAGTACCCCACCTCACAATATTCAGATCTTAACTCTCCAACGACCGAATTCTTCCGCTCATCCAAAACCACTGCAGTACGCAACTCGGATAAGAGTTTGTCAATTTTTTCACCATCTCTGCTTCAAATATAGCAGAAATCAAAAGCTCTTACGCCATCACTATTACAGAGAAAAAGGTAAAAATTCTTCCATATGATTTTCGATTTCTATGTTTTTTTCCCTCGTATGTCTTTGTGACCTGCACTCTTCTCTGTTGCATATATATTAATAACCCTAGGATCTTAACTGAATTTCGGTTAATAAGATTTGGCACAAAGCCCTAATTTGATTGGGCAAAGTAATTGGTCTTCCGTTGATTCTGAATTTTGTCAACCACAGTTGTTGAAATTCCTACAGCTGAAAGCTCGAACAAATTGACCCAACCATTTGAGTCATTGACTTCAAAAATTAGGTCTCGCGGCAACTAGAAGAGTCTGCCCCACTACAGCCCCTGTTCGTTGATATTGGTGTGTTCATGTAAGTGTTTCTTGTAATTTAATGAAATGCGGATTATGAATCTGCATCCTTCATTATGAATTTTGCTTTAATGGATCACCATTTTCACATCAGCAATTATTAATGGATCATCATAATGAAAGCATTACGCATGGCATTCTCCATTCTGATTTCTGAGTGTTTTATATAAGCGGCATTCTTGAGACTACAAAAGCACTGGAAATGGACATCAATCTTGAAATACACTCCTTCTTTGTGTAGCTCTTTTCTGGATATTATTTTCCTATTCACTAGAGACTGGAGAGGCACTTTAAGGTGTCCTGAATCTCTTATCGGTAGAATTTGATCATGCAACATGAGGAGAGTATGTAATATGTAGTGCTTTGTTAAATTTCCATCTTTTCTACAACAATTTAGCAAGATATACacataatatatatacacacacgttTGTATATAGCTGAATTTTACTTCTCTCCGAGTagattttgattggaaaatccCTTTTACTTACTtattctctctccacttccctCCTTACAAATTATGATTGCAGCATTCTCAAATTATGATTGTGGTGATCCATTAATAATTGCTGATGTGTAAGACAATCTAGCTCCCCTGATTTATCtatgtttctttttcttgcaaaCAGAACACTGGTTTGCATATTGACATAAATTCACCACATTCTTTTGGCATTGAGAAGTTGGGTTAACTGTTAACATCGCATTCCACTATGAGCATAGCAAACTGGGATGCACATGCTgcactttattttttattttttttgcatgttaATAAATTTGCTATTTTTCAATTCTGTTTATAAGGTCTCTTTTCTTGCCTTCTCAATCTTGTTTCTTGTAGAATGGATGATAGGTCTTGGATCTTTATTGAAGACCGAGTCAATAATCCGTACTTTGAAATAAATAGGTATTTTGACTCACTATCAAAGTTagcaacattttttttctttttatttcatacAATCTTGTAGCTTGTGAATGtttaaacttttgttttgtaatttttgataGAGAAATACAAATATTGATGATACATGCAAGAAAGTACAAATGATAAGGGTCAGCAAATTGTGGAGAAATTGGAAATCAAAAGTCAAGAGCATGTATTTCATTCCTTATAGGAGGCACAGGTCATGGCTATTAGCACACTGTCCTGCAAGAGTTGAGGAGGATCAATGGCCTATTTTGGTTGATTATTGGAGCTCAGAAGATGTCAAGGCATGTATTTATTGTCACATCTCTTTTGCTTTTGAATTAAATTCTAGTGCTATTATGATTTTGATGTGTTGTTAACTacctttttctgttttgtacaTAATTAGAAGCAAAGCAAGATTAATAGCAAGAAtcgaaaaaaacaaaagatgccACATCGAACAGGGCGAAAAGATCATGTGAACCTCAGGGAAGAGGTATATTAAATTCTAATGCTTATGTTTCTAGCAATTTTTTCTGGAACATAGTCTTATTTAGAAATATTAACACTTTAGTTTGTACATTGAATATGTGGCAGCTTCGGATTAAAACTGGAAAAGAGCCTTCGAAACTAGACGTTTTTATTCATTCAagacaaggaaaacaaatggatgagttGACTTCACAAACAATTGTAAGAATAGCTTTTAGTCACTTTTTATTGGTTTTACTTCATAAATAATTCTTTCTTCTGTCTGTTTTTCAATTTAGACAACTATGAATGAGGAAATACAAAAACTGCCAGAGACATCCAGGGATgataattttgtgaaagatATACTCTATGAAAATATTCTTGGACCTGAAAAACCAGGTCGTCTTCGAACTTATGGGGTAGGTGCGACTCCAAAAGACGTGTATAGGATGTCAGATAACATGAATGATGGACAAAAGAAAGCATTTGAGGATGCAGTGAATGAGAAAGTGGAAATCATACGTGGTGAACTACGAGAAGAAATGAATTCGAAATTGGCAGATTTTAAGGAGGAGTTGATTGCTCAATTTGAAGCAAGAATGGTTTGGGATAACTATTTTGTTAAATATTAtagtttttctaatttttttattgctttaGTTACTATTGGTCTTTGTTCTTCCAGAGGGCATCCACATGTGACTTGGCATCACtccaaagaagagaaatgaaTGCAGCAAAACAATCTCAAATTTCGGACTCATTAGAGGTTGTATATTAATTCATACAATTCGATTTTGTGTTCAAACTCTCTGAAATATCAGCAGCTATGgcctgattttcttttcttcacacTTTGTTGATAATGTAATAGGTTGGTGATAGAATGAACAGGGAAGTTGGAACAAATGATGCTGAAATGTACAAGGAAGTTGGAACAAATGATGCTGAAATAAACAAGtgtgaaatgaataaaaaagtTTCTTCAATTGCTGATATTCTTGAGGTATAGTATGCGTACTTTGAGTTGGTCCTTCTATAGAAGACCAATTTTGCTGAGTTCCttgttgatattgaattgtgcaTGACTTCCTTGTTGATGACTATTTGTGCATGAGCTCCTTGTTGATATTTAATTGACTAGTCTTTTGTTATACCAGAACCATCatacaaagaagaaaaggagcagGACTACTTGCAAACGACTTGCTTGAGGTACTGGAAAAGTTTCTGGAAATAACTCTATTCTGTCAAGTTTTCCAAATGTTGAACAATTTGATGGATTGGTATGAACTACGAAGAATCCCCCATGTTTCCTTAGGGAACTTTTTAGCGTACGAGTGGCCTAAGACTTTCTGGTACACTAGCATACTCAGGCAGCCAGCTAGCGTAGCTACCAAGCTAGGCAGTGTCTTGGTAATTCAAGATATCAATGTCCAAGAGTGGGGAAAATGGGATAATGACTGTCTAAACTTTGTACCAAGAGTTCTGTCCACTCAGGCATTTAAATGGAAATGAATATGCCTGTTAACTTGATTAAGTGGAATTACATTTGGACATTTCTACTGAGGAACTAGATTTTGGTTCCTTCTTCGTTTGTCTTTTATGGCCCCTTGTGATCACTTGGGGTCACAGCCTTGAATGCAGAAAGACTACTGGTCCATTTGGAAtaagtgtttttgaaatatattttaaggaGGGAGGAAAGAGGGAAGGGAGAGGAAAGGAGAGAATGAAGCaggaggagggggagggggTGGCAGCGTTGAGGAGAAAGGAAGATCGGGGATGACGGTGGCGGGTGTAAGAAGAAAGagataatagtttttttttagtgCATTTGGAATTGTGTAAATTTGAAATGTGTTATTGTACactccaaaaacaaaaataactatCTGGAAAACTCCATAATCCAAGCAGAGCCATATAATCAAAGACAAATACAttgcaaaagtaaaattgcTGACCTTTATAATCCACCATAAAAGCTGAGTTAAAAGGGTGCAATAGATTCTTGAGTTAGTCTCGAGTGGAAAGTGATCATTGTTAGGAATATGTCATTTTCACGAGAAAAACTTTTGCTCCTGTTCGTGTCTTTCCAACTAAGAAAATGATCAGTGCTGTTAACTAAAAACCTGCTTTTTATGTTGCATCTACGAAAAGAACAGAGTCATTATGgactttgagtttgagttacaCACAGTTAATCAGAGACAACATGGTTATTGGTTTGGCAAGTCAAGGTGTCTCGGATATCCTGGCTTGGCTAGTACTGATCAAGAACAGATTTGATTGCTGAATTTCTTGGATCTCCACCAAGATTTTGTGAAAGCAACTCTCACTCTTGTGCATGTGTTCGTGAGCCTACTTTTTTGGCTTAATTAACATATTAAACTTGGCAAGTCGCACATATGAATGATGCCATGGATTGCTGCCTTTATTCCATTCACAGTTCTTGAAAGCAACTCTCATGGTTCTGCATCTGTGCTTGTGACCATACACTTTTTTGGGTCTTCCACATACTTAAATTAGTTGTACTTCTTTAATTCAGCATGTACTTTATAATAGTAACTGTTTGCCCCTTTTCAGTGTCTGTGAAAAGGTTGAATTACAAATTCCATTTCAGTATCTATTGTTATATTAACATTTTCTTCATGCTTAATGGGTTGGGGTTATATGAGCAGGGGACTAATAGAATACACTTTGCAGCCCTGGACTTGATGGTACATTGGAAGCATGCGGATTGGGAGATATGAAGATGTTTTTGAGAGATGTATGATGAAGTGTTGTACTTTTGAAGACAAGCACATTTTGGAATATATGAAATATCTTGTAATTGGAGCGAACAATATTAAATGATAAAGTTTGTAGAATTTGACTAAAACAATGTATGGTACTTTATTCTAGTGTATTGTGGAACTATATTTTGTTATAATATTCGATTTTAGGATATTTGAGCATGATAATTATTGTACTATGAAAAATTTGATTTCTGGTCTTTATATTGGTGACTTTTTTGCGACGCAAGTTTTTGTCGCATGACATTGTGGATATTTTGTAGCGCATTTTTTGTGCCGCAAGTAGAGTGATGCAAATGCATGCGACATGTTGAAAAATTGTGTCGTTTTCTTTTGTAACGGCTACTTTTGTGACACAATTTAATTCCGTCGCATTTGTGCCGCAAAAAGGTTTTCGCGGCGGTTTTTGGACTTTTTGCAGCATATTTCTGGTGTCGTGAAAAGTCAGTTTTCTTGTAGTGGTATTTAGTTCGGGTCACGGGTTAGCGGGTTGGATTGAGACCCAAATAATTTGAACAATACTTTCTAAAGacaattcaaaaaattaaatggaTCAACTTTTTTGAATCAAACACAACTCGCTAATTTTACAAATTACCCGTACTCGACATGAATAACCCGTTTGCttaacttttcttcttttctttttttttttttttttgtcttctcaCCTAGAAAGTATGGTGGATTTTTTTATAATGAAGTTTTCATAAGAATATAAAGAATTGCAGTCCAATCCTAGATTTTCTGTATGGTGCCTATAGTAAttttttggttttcctttatatccaaaaaaaatatgaataaaaataaaactatgaCACTTTCACAAATTATTCATGATTCCGTTCTCGTAATACTAATTTATATTCCTGATTAATCAAAGCCCACTCTCATAATAGATTGACTATTACTAGCATTAGATTCctctactctcgtagtgaagaTCTGAAACTAATTCATTTATTACATGAaatgttcaagaaaaatccacTTATGTGCACTTCTACTCTTATAAACTTACTCCTTACGTTCCATTTATTTCCTTTCCATTATTGTTACCAATTTTCATTGattaacaataagtaaatgacTTGcaattggtgatcaatcaattATAAGAGTTAAAGCATGAATAAATAGACAAATTAGTACAAGATGCAACAAAAGTAGATTCAACACATAGTTAAGAAATCATTAGTTCATCTACTCTCTAGATCTAGAATTTAGGTCAATATAGGAAATAAGGTAGATAAGCCTAGAGATTCATTGAAACAACtcatattgatcaaaataaacaaaaagttGAGAAAAGTTTAGCCAAAAGGTGAACAAACTCCCAACAAATCTTCTATTAATCCTCCCAAATGAGATTGTTACAATGAATGTTTCTCCAAGTTCTTCTACAAGTTTCTCCCCTTTAAGGAGAGAAAAATATGTTCTCCTAATGCAAAAAACTAGAACTCT of Coffea arabica cultivar ET-39 chromosome 5c, Coffea Arabica ET-39 HiFi, whole genome shotgun sequence contains these proteins:
- the LOC113690259 gene encoding uncharacterized protein isoform X1, yielding MIRVSKLWRNWKSKVKSMYFIPYRRHRSWLLAHCPARVEEDQWPILVDYWSSEDVKKQSKINSKNRKKQKMPHRTGRKDHVNLREELRIKTGKEPSKLDVFIHSRQGKQMDELTSQTITTMNEEIQKLPETSRDDNFVKDILYENILGPEKPGRLRTYGVGATPKDVYRMSDNMNDGQKKAFEDAVNEKVEIIRGELREEMNSKLADFKEELIAQFEARMRASTCDLASLQRREMNAAKQSQISDSLEVGDRMNREVGTNDAEMYKEVGTNDAEINKCEMNKKVSSIADILENHHTKKKRSRTTCKRLA
- the LOC113690259 gene encoding uncharacterized protein isoform X2, with protein sequence MPHRTGRKDHVNLREELRIKTGKEPSKLDVFIHSRQGKQMDELTSQTITTMNEEIQKLPETSRDDNFVKDILYENILGPEKPGRLRTYGVGATPKDVYRMSDNMNDGQKKAFEDAVNEKVEIIRGELREEMNSKLADFKEELIAQFEARMRASTCDLASLQRREMNAAKQSQISDSLEVGDRMNREVGTNDAEMYKEVGTNDAEINKCEMNKKVSSIADILENHHTKKKRSRTTCKRLA